A window of the Ruminococcaceae bacterium KH2T8 genome harbors these coding sequences:
- a CDS encoding HD-GYP domain, c-di-GMP phosphodiesterase class II (or its inactivated variant) — protein sequence MGRCVSLIELLKDIQLDIMLVLTGICAVMVIFVLISKVFSPQRKSSLLMMTIGSMFLLIFDRFAYIYRGDTSVAGWWMVRISNYFVFALTLFMIFSFNQYLKDLYLTDGNAKNVNKRLYIVDVLFGVGLVLVTISQFTGFYYTFDETNHYVRSHGFVLCYLIPMLMWVLQSSTTISYRKHLSIRLFTGILLFSSLPVVASLFQVVFYGLSFTNITLVGLVVMLYIIAISDVNEKVSAANQREIELLIEEQQTAQTLFEQTAEALVNAIDAKDRYTHGHSTRVAEYSEKIARLSGMDEDQCREIYFAALLHDVGKIGIKDSIINKEGRLTDEEYNAIKQHTVIGKSILSSISKSPYLSIGANSHHERYDGKGYPEGLKGDDIPQIARIIAVADAYDAMTSKRSYRDPIPQQKVREEIIKCSGTQFDPQYAKIMLHLIDLDSEYIMKERDEIRELAGRNELKCEEYGSAYSEGILITRNETTITLKNQTDKDHLNESSLPSLILFDSLDARIHESDKKAEEMSYTKYAVIRADGHHECGSARKVSIEITDKKKFDEIDYIGANIDSLRYTITAVKYKDHILLTIDNELRTIRFTVALVDATRYAYLCLTGEYCYISDVDIDKSEQPVSHDYIPRIAELISYIDSPAGDIPNVQIDGWRTEYSESIPVEGNIVIRFHAKSLPTARLIWHCPFLSLFSSFNGRFDSPDCRELTLVRLDGESWETDKHVYNKLHVTESEEFESWNDWKARNKEGVDCEIRIDRDGDKIHIEANDAGIHLVNTLIINDDIGTIYAALTGDQVALTDIRISHN from the coding sequence ATGGGAAGGTGTGTAAGCTTGATCGAGTTATTGAAGGATATTCAACTTGATATAATGCTCGTTCTGACCGGCATTTGTGCGGTCATGGTCATCTTTGTCCTGATAAGTAAGGTCTTTTCGCCTCAGCGAAAGTCTTCACTCCTCATGATGACTATCGGATCCATGTTCCTTCTGATATTCGACAGGTTCGCTTATATCTACAGGGGAGATACGAGTGTAGCGGGTTGGTGGATGGTCAGGATCAGCAACTATTTTGTCTTCGCGCTGACGCTGTTCATGATATTCAGCTTTAACCAGTATCTGAAAGACCTTTATCTGACCGATGGTAATGCTAAAAATGTTAATAAGAGGCTTTATATCGTTGACGTTCTTTTCGGTGTAGGTCTTGTACTCGTTACGATATCTCAGTTTACGGGATTTTATTACACTTTCGATGAGACGAATCATTATGTCAGATCTCACGGCTTTGTGCTGTGCTATCTGATTCCGATGCTCATGTGGGTACTTCAGTCATCGACTACTATCTCGTACAGAAAACATCTGAGTATCAGGCTTTTCACAGGTATCCTGCTCTTTTCGTCACTGCCTGTAGTTGCTTCGCTCTTTCAGGTGGTCTTCTATGGTCTGTCTTTTACCAATATCACGCTTGTAGGTCTGGTAGTAATGCTCTATATCATCGCTATCAGCGATGTTAATGAGAAAGTAAGCGCCGCTAATCAGCGAGAGATCGAACTTCTTATCGAAGAACAGCAGACGGCTCAGACGCTCTTTGAGCAGACTGCGGAAGCGCTTGTTAATGCCATCGATGCCAAAGACAGGTATACCCACGGTCATTCGACCAGAGTCGCCGAGTATTCGGAGAAGATCGCCAGGCTTTCCGGCATGGATGAAGATCAGTGCAGAGAGATCTATTTCGCGGCGCTTCTTCATGATGTAGGTAAGATCGGTATCAAGGACTCGATCATCAATAAGGAAGGACGCCTTACTGATGAGGAATACAATGCCATTAAGCAGCATACGGTCATTGGTAAAAGTATCCTTTCGAGTATCAGTAAGTCTCCGTATTTAAGTATCGGCGCCAATTCTCATCACGAAAGATATGACGGAAAGGGCTACCCGGAAGGTCTTAAGGGAGACGATATCCCTCAGATAGCGCGAATCATCGCAGTCGCCGATGCTTACGATGCCATGACATCCAAGAGAAGCTACAGGGATCCGATCCCTCAGCAGAAAGTAAGAGAAGAGATCATAAAGTGCTCCGGTACCCAGTTCGATCCGCAGTATGCCAAGATAATGCTGCATCTTATCGATCTTGATTCCGAATACATCATGAAGGAAAGAGATGAGATAAGAGAGCTCGCGGGCAGGAACGAGCTTAAGTGTGAAGAGTACGGTTCCGCATATTCGGAAGGTATCCTGATAACCAGAAATGAGACTACCATCACCTTAAAAAATCAGACGGACAAGGATCATCTTAATGAATCGTCACTTCCGTCACTTATACTTTTTGATTCTCTTGATGCCAGGATCCATGAAAGCGATAAGAAGGCAGAGGAGATGTCTTATACCAAATATGCAGTCATAAGGGCTGACGGTCATCATGAATGCGGATCGGCACGAAAGGTTTCGATTGAGATAACTGATAAGAAAAAGTTCGATGAGATCGACTATATCGGGGCCAATATCGATTCACTAAGGTATACGATCACTGCCGTTAAGTATAAGGACCATATTCTCTTAACGATCGATAATGAATTGAGGACGATAAGGTTTACCGTAGCCTTAGTCGATGCGACAAGGTATGCATATCTGTGCCTTACAGGAGAATACTGCTATATAAGCGATGTTGATATCGATAAGTCCGAGCAGCCCGTAAGCCACGACTATATTCCCAGGATAGCGGAACTCATTAGTTACATAGATTCTCCTGCCGGAGATATTCCTAATGTTCAGATCGACGGCTGGAGGACAGAATATTCTGAATCGATACCTGTGGAAGGAAATATAGTCATCAGGTTTCATGCGAAGAGCCTTCCTACTGCAAGGCTTATCTGGCATTGTCCTTTCCTGAGCCTTTTCAGTTCCTTTAACGGAAGATTTGACAGCCCCGATTGCCGTGAATTGACGCTGGTCAGACTTGACGGAGAGAGCTGGGAGACGGATAAGCATGTCTATAACAAGCTTCATGTTACCGAATCCGAAGAGTTCGAGAGCTGGAATGACTGGAAGGCGAGAAATAAAGAAGGTGTTGATTGTGAGATAAGGATCGACCGCGACGGCGACAAGATCCATATAGAGGCTAACGACGCAGGTATCCATCTGGTAAATACGTTGATCATCAACGACGATATCGGCACGATATATGCAGCTCTAACGGGAGATCAGGTTGCCCTGACCGACATCAGGATATCGCACAATTAA